A portion of the Saimiri boliviensis isolate mSaiBol1 chromosome 1, mSaiBol1.pri, whole genome shotgun sequence genome contains these proteins:
- the ZNF608 gene encoding zinc finger protein 608 isoform X2 codes for MQLEGKGQLDPIQTVDPLFTVPAPPPPISSSLTPQILPSYFSPSSSNIAAPVEQLLVRTRSVGVNTCEVGVVTEPECLGPCEPGTSVNLEGIVWHETEEGVLVVNVTWRNKTYVGTLLDCTKHDWAPPRFCESPTSDLEMRGGRGRGKRARSAAAAPGSEASFTESRGLQNKNRGGANGKGRRGSLNASGRRTPPNCAAEDIKASPSSTNKRKNKPPMELDLNSSSEDNKPGKRVRTNSRSTPTTPQGKPETTFLDQGCSSPVLIDCPHPNCNKKYKHINGLRYHQAHAHLDPENKLEFEPDSEDKISDCEEALSNVALECSEASTSVSAYDQVKAPASPGAGNPPGTPKGKRELMSNGPGSIIGAKAGKNSGKKKGLNNELNNLPVISNMTAALDSCSAADGSLAAEMPKLEAEGLIDKKNLGDKEKGKKANNCKMDKNLSKLKSARPIAPAPAPTPPQLIAIPTATFTTTTTGTIPGLPSLTTTVVQATPKSPPLKPIQPKPTIMGEPITVNPALVSLKDKKKKEKRKLKDKEGKETGSPKMDAKLGKLEDSKGANKDLPGHFLKDHLNKNEGLANGLSESQESRMASIKAEADKVYTFTDNAPSPSIGSASRMECSTLVNGQAPMAPLHVLTQNGAESSAAKTSSPAYSDISDAADDGGSDSRSEGMRSKAGSPSDIISSKDGVVKGHSSTTAQSSQLKESHSPYYHGYDPYYSPSYMHPGQVGAPAAGNSGSTQGMKIKKESEEDADKKDKAEQLDSKKVDHSSASLQPQHQSVITQRHPALAQSLYYGQYAYGLYMDQKSLMATSPAYRQQYEKYYEDQRLAEQKMAQTGRGDCERKSELPLKELGKEESKQKNMPSATISKAPSTPEPNKNHSKLGPSVPNKTEETGKSQLLSNHQQQLQADSFKAKQMENHQLIKEAVEMKSVMDSMKQTGVDPTSRFKQDPDSRTWHHYVYQPKYLDQQKSEELDREKKLKEDSPRKTPNKESGVPSLPVSLTSIKEEPKEAKRPDSQSMEESKLKNDDRKTPVNWKDSRGTRVAVSSPMSQHQSYIQYLHAYPYPQMYDPSHPAYRAVSPVLMHSYPGAYLSPGFHYPVYGKMSGREETEKVNTSPSINTKTTTESKALDLLQQHANQYRSKSPAPVEKATAEREREAERERDRHSPFGQRHLHTHHHTHVGMGYPLIPGQYDPFQGLTSAALVASQQVAAQASASGMFPGQRRE; via the exons GTGTCCTAGTGGTCAATGTCACCTGGAGGAACAAAACGTACGTGGGAACCCTACTGGACTGCACCAAGCATGACTGGGCCCCTCCCAG GTTTTGTGAGTCACCGACAAGTGACCTGGAGATGAGAGGGGGCCGGGGCAGAGGGAAGAGAGCGAGGTCTGCTGCTGCCGCCCCGGGCTCCGAGGCCAGCTTCACGGAGTCCAGAGGGCTGCAGAACAAGAACAGAGGGGGGGCCAATGGGAAAGGGAGGCGGGGCAGCCTCAATGCCAGCGGACGAAGGACACCCCCAAATTGTGCCGCCGAGGACATCAAAGCGAGCCCTTCCTCcaccaacaaaaggaaaaacaagcctCCAATGGAGCTGGACCTGAACTCCAGCTCTGAGGACAATAAGCCTGGGAAGCGCGTCCGCACAAATTCCAGAAGCACTCCCACCACCCCTCAAGGGAAACCAGAGACGACTTTTTTGGACCAAGGCTGCTCTTCTCCAGTGTTAATCGACTGTCCCCACCCAAACTGCAACAAAAAGTACAAGCACATTAACGGCCTGAGGTACCACCAGGCTCATGCACACTTAGACCCGGAAAACAAGCTGGAGTTCGAGCCTGACAGCGAGGACAAGATCTCGGACTGCGAGGAAGCGTTGAGTAACGTGGCGCTGGAATGCAGCGAGGCAAGCACAAGCGTGTCTGCTTATGACCAGGTGAAGGCACCGGCATCCCCTGGGGCCGGAAACCCGCCGGGGACcccaaagggaaagagagagctgATGAGCAATGGCCCAGGTTCCATTATTGGTGCTAAAGCTGGGAAGAATTCTGGCAAAAAGAAGGGCCTTAACAATGAGCTGAACAACCTTCCAGTCATCTCCAACATGACGGCCGCCTTAGACAGTTGCTCAGCCGCGGACGGCAGTTTGGCTGCTGAGATGCCTAAACTGGAAGCAGAGGGATTAATTGACAAGAAAAATTTAGGAGATAAAGAAAAGGGCAAGAAAGCAAACAACTGCAAAATGGACAAAAACCTCTCTAAACTGAAAAGTGCCCGGCCCAtcgcccctgccccagcccccactCCCCCGCAGCTAATCGCTATACCCACTGCAACCTTTACAACCACCACCACGGGGACAATACCCGGACTGCCCTCCCTCACAACGACTGTTGTTCAGGCTACACCAAAGAGTCCTCCATTAAAACCCATTCAACCAAAGCCCACGATCATGGGGGAGCCCATCACCGTGAACCCAGCTCTGGTGTCactcaaagacaaaaagaaaaaggagaagcgAAAGCTGAAGgacaaagaagggaaagagacGGGAAGCCCAAAAATGGATGCCAAGCTGGGGAAACTAGAGGACTCCAAGGGGGCCAACAAGGATCTACCTGGCCATTTTTTAAAGGATCATCTCAACAAGAATGAAGGGCTGGCAAACGGACTGTCAGAGTCTCAGGAGAGCCGCATGGCCAGTATCAAAGCCGAAGCCGATAAGGTTTACACTTTCACAGACAACGCTCCCAGCCCTTCCATCGGGAGCGCCTCGAGGATGGAATGCAGCACTTTGGTGAATGGGCAGGCACCAATGGCACCCCTGCATGTGTTGACCCAGAATGGGGCCGAGAGTTCAGCCGCCAAGACAAGCAGCCCGGCCTATTCGGACATATCCGATGCTGCTGACGACGGTGGTTCCGACAGCAGGTCAGAGGGCATGAGATCAAAGGCCGGTTCCCCATCGGATATTATTTCTAGTAAGGACGGTGTAGTGAAAGGGCATTCTTCAACTACAGCACAATCATCTCAACTGAAAGAGTCCCATTCTCCCTATTACCACGGCTATGATCCTTATTATTCTCCAAGTTACATGCACCCTGGGCAGGTCGGCGCCCCTGCAGCTGGAAATAGTGGGAGCACACAGGGAATGAAAATCAAGAAGGAGTCCGAGGAAGATGCTGACAAGAAAGACAAGGCAGAGCAGTTAGATTCTAAGAAAGTGGACCACAGTTCCGCATCCTTACAGCCTCAGCACCAGTCAGTGATCACACAAAGACATCCCGCTCTGGCTCAGTCACTTTATTATGGCCAGTATGCCTATGGGCTCTATATGGACCAGAAGTCTCTGATGGCCACCAGCCCTGCCTATAGACAGCAATATGAGAAGTACTATGAGGACCAGAGGTTGGCAGAGCAGAAAATGGCCCAGACTGGGAGAGGAGACTGTGAAAGGAAAAGTGAGCTCCCCTTGAAAGAGCTGGGCAAGGaggaaagtaaacagaaaaacatgcCATCGGCCACAATCTCAAAAGCTCCCTCTACTCCGGAGCCTAACAAAAACCATTCTAAACTAGGGCCATCAGTGCCTAATAAAACTGAGGAGACAGGTAAATCGCAGCTTCTCTCCAATCACCAGCAGCAGCTTCAGGCCGACAGCTTCAAAGCTAAGCAGATGGAAAACCACCAGCTTATTAAGGAGGCTGTAGAAATGAAGTCTGTCATGGACTCTATGAAGCAGACAGGTGTAGACCCAACCTCGAGATTTAAACAA gatccAGATTCAAGAACATGGCATCATTACGTATACCAGCCCAAGTATCTGGATCAGCAAAAGTCAGAAGAACTTGAtagagagaagaaattaaaagaggaTAGTCCCAGGAAAACCCCTAATAAAGAGAGTGGTGTGCCCAGCCTCCCTGTGTCATTAACGAGCATTAAAGAGGAGCCCAAAGAGGCCAAGCGTCCTGATTCTCAATCAATGGAGGAGAGCAAGCTGAAAAATGATGATCGAAAGACCCCTGTGAACTGGAAGGACTCTCGGGGAACAAGAGTGGCTGTCTCCTCACCCATGAGTCAGCATCAGTCATACATACAGTACTTGCATGCTTATCCTTACCCGCAGATGTACGATCCAAGCCATCCTGCATACCGAGCTGTTTCTCCCGTCCTAatgcacagttaccctg GGGCCTATCTCTCTCCAGGATTTCATTATCCTGTTTATGGGAAGATGTCagggagagaagagacagagaaagtcaATACCAGCCCTAGCATCAACACGAAAACAACCACGGAATCTAAAGCACTGGATTTGCTCCAGCAGCATGCTAACCAATACCGCAGCAAGTCTCCTGCT CCAGTGGAAAAGGCTACAGCTGAACGGGAACGGGaggcagaaagggaaagggaTCGCCACTCCCCCTTCGGCCAGCGGCACCTgcacacgcaccaccacacccacgtTGGCATGGGTTACCCGCTAATCCCGGGTCAATACGACCCTTTTCAAG GCTTGACCTCTGCTGCCCTTGTTGCCTCTCAGCAGGTGGCTGCCCAGGCATCTGCATCTGGAATGTTTCCTGGACAAAGAAG AGAATAA